From Micromonospora auratinigra:
CGCCGCGCCGTTCCCGGCACCGCCGGCGGCCGCACCGGCCGGCCTGCCCGGCGAGGTGTGGACGCAGCACGCCGCCCCGGCCGCGCCGACGACGGGCGCCCCGACCGGGGAATCGGTCTCCGGGCCGCCCCCGCTCCCGGTGGGCGCGCCGCTGCCGCCCGGTGGCTACCGGCCGCCCTTCGCGCCGCGCGGCCCGTACGCGGGGCCGTACCCACCGGCCCCGGTGCCTCCTCCGCCGGTGGTCCGCCCACCGAAGCGGCCGAAGGAACGCTCCCCGCTCGGTGCGGCCACCTTCTCGCTGATCTTCCTGGCGCTGGGCGCGGTGGCGGTGCTGGACCTGCTCGACGTCTTCCCGGTCGGGGCGGCCGGATACTTCGCGGCGGCGCTCGGCACCATCGGGCTGGGCCTGCTGGTGGGCACCTGGTTCGGCCGGGCCCGCTGGCTGATCGCCCTGGGCCTGGTCACCTCGGCGGCGCTGGGCATCGCCACCGTGGCCGAGTCCTACGACCGGGTACGCGGCATCGACGGCGACGTGACCTGGGCCCCGGCGGACTACCGTGACCTCGCCAACCGGTACGAGAACAACTTCGGCGACGCGGTGCTCGACCTGCGCGGCGTCGACTTCGACAAGAAGGACACCCAGGTGACCGTGCAGGTCAACTTCGGCAAGGCCACGGTGGTGGTCCCGCCGAACGTCGACGTCACCACGGTGACCGACGTCAACGCGGGCGACGCCGACGTCTTCGGCCGGCGCGCGGGTGGCCTGGACCGGCCCCGCTGGGAGAGCACCGACCTCGGCGCGGACGGCAAGGGCGGCGGCACGCTGCGACTGATCGTCCACGTGAACGCGGGAGACCTGGAGGTGACCCGGTGAAGGCCCACCGCACCGACCTCGTGTCGTTCGCCTTCGGGCTGACCTTCCTGGCCCTGGCGCTCTGGTGGCTGCTCGCCCGGATCCTCGGCCTGACCCTGCCCCCGGTGGGCTGGTTCCTGGCCGGCGCGCTGGTCCTGATCGGGGTGTTCGGCCTGGTCGGCGCGCTGCGGTCGGGCCGGCACACCGGGCGGGACACCGCCGGCGGGCAGCCGGAGGCCACCGTCGCGGCGCCTTATCTGGACGGCACGCCGACCACCGGCGCTCCGGTCGGGCCGGCCGCCGACGAGTGGGCCACCGACGCCGTCACCGAGGGGACCGGGGTGGCCCGGGAGGACCGCCCGTTCGACACCGGGCCGCGCTGGTCCCCCTTCCCGCCCTCGTTCGGCGAGGCCGCTCCCGACCCGACCGGGCCCGTGACCCGCGAACTCCCCGTCGCGGGCGAACCGGCCGGGCCTGCGGCGGAGCCGGGGACCCGGGAACTGCCCGCGGTGGACGCGTCGGACGGGCCGGAGGCCGGTCGGCGCACGGGTGGGGACGGGTCGGAGCGGTCCCCGGGCTGACCGCAGCGGTGCGGCGCCCCGGCGGCGGCGCATATGCTGGCCGAAGGAGCACTCGTCTCCGCCGGCCGGACCCATCCCGTGGTGCCCGGCGGTCCGGATCGGGGCGCGGCGTCAGCCGGCCCGGGCCCGGACGGCCGTGGCCCCGCCCGGCGCTCCCGGTCGCCGGTCCCGGCCGGCCCGGTCGCCGGGGCGGTCCCGCCGCGTCCCGTCGTCACCCCGTCGTCAGGAGTCCGCCCGACATGACCCAGTCCCCCGCCGTGCGCACCCCCGGCCCGTCCGGCCCGGTCCGCCTCGGCGAGCGCGCCGCCCGCACCCTCGTCTCCGAGCTCGCCCGGCGCAACGACCCGAAGGCCGGCCTGCTGGTCGGCGCGACCCCCGAGTCCGCGGTGCTGGCCGCCGCGATCGAGGCGCTGCTCCCCGGCGACCGGCTCACGGTCGTCGCGGCGGAGGGCTCCTCCGCGGCGGCGCTGCGGGAGCACGTGACGGCCCAGGGCAGCTGGGTCGCCGACCGGGTGCGGGTCGTCGACACCCTCGCCGAGGCCGACGCGGCCGAGGTGGTCATCGCCGGCGAGCCGTTCACCGGCACCGCCGACGAGGCCCGGGTCGCCGTCGACGGCCTGTCGAAGTACCTCACCGACGGAGCCGTGCTGAGCGTGGCCGCGCCGGTGTTCCGCACCGAGGGCGCGGGCGCCGAGCTGGACCGGCAGGGTGTGCTGCACGGCGTACGCACCGACGTGGTGCTGCGCAACTCCCCGCCGGTACGGGTGCACCACCTGCGCTTCACCCCGGCCGGCGCCGCGCTGGCCGCGAACCTCTCCCCCGCGTACCGGCCGTCGAGCGTGCCACTGACCCGGGGGATGCACATCGACTCGAACGGGGTCGCGGCGGCCGGCATCACGCTGGGCCTGGCCGCGCTGGCCAAGGCGGCCCGGCCGAAGTCGAAGCTCTGGCTGCTCCCCGCGCTGGCCGCCGGCCCGGTGGCGGCGTTCTTCCGGGACCCCGAGCGGGACGTGCCGGAGGACCCGTCGGCCGTGGTCGCCGCCGCCGACGGTCAGGTCCTCTCGGTGCAGCGGCTGCACGACGAGCGCTTCGGCGACGGGGAGTGGCTGCGGATCGCGGTCTTCCTCTCCGTGCTGGACGTGCACGTCAACCGCGCCCCGGTGGCCGGCAAGGTGGTCGACTACTTCGTCGCGGACGGCGGGTTCGTCAACGCCATGAAGCCGGACGCCGAGCACAACGTGGCGGCGTACACGGTGCTGGAGACGGCCCACGGCCCGGTGGTGGTCGCGCAGCGTACCGGCCTGATCGCCCGACGGATCGTGCAGCGGGCGCCGGTCGGCGCACTGCTGGCCCGGGGCGAGCGCTTCGGGCTGATCCGGTTCGGCTCGCGCACCGACGTCTACCTGCCGGTGGGCGCGGCCGAGCCGCAGGTGGGCCCCGGCGACAAGGTGGTCGGCGGTTCGACGGTGATCGCCCGCTGGGTCTGATCACGGGACACGGAAAAGGGGCGCCGCTGGTAGCGGCGCCCCTTTTCCGTGCTTCGGGTCAGGCGGTGCGGCGCTGGCGCAGCCAGAGCACCGGGCCACTGACCAGGTAGCCCACCACTACCAGGGCGAAGGTGAGCCGGATGTCGACCAGCGCACCCAGCACCGGGGCCAGCCAGAGCCACGGCGGCAGCTTCACCAGCCGGGCCAGCTTGGCGTACGGGAAGCTGGACACCATCGCGAAGGCGAGCAGCGCCACCCCGGCGACCAGCACCAGGCCGGGCACCGGCAGCCCGATCGCCACGGTCAGGGCCAGCACGGCCGCCGCCATGGTGGTCGGCACGCCGCAGAAGAAGCGGCCGTCCTTGGGTGAGACGTTGAACCGGGCCAGCCGGATCGCGGCGCAGGCCGCGACCAGGGCGCAGGCGACCGCGGCGGCCGCCGGCGGCACCGAACCGGCCAGCGAGGCGTAGACCACGACCGGCGCGGCGAGGCCGAACGAGCACATGTCGGCCAGCGAGTCCATCTGGGCGCCGAACGGGCTGGCCACGCCGAGCTTGCGGGCGAGGGCGCCGTCCAGGCCGTCGAACGCGACGCAGGCGATCAGGCAGAGCGCCGCGACCCGGGACTGGCCCTGCATGGCCAGGAAGATGGCCAGCATGCCGAGCATGAGGCTGCTCAGGGTGCACGCGTTGACCAGGGCGAACTTGGCCCGCCGGGCGGCGGTGCGCTCGCCGGGCAGGAGCGGGATCGACATCGCCGTCGGGTCGTCGACCGGCGTGGCGGGGGCCAGCGCCGGGCTGACCGGCATCACGGCCTCGACCTCGTGGTCGAACCTGCCGTAACGGCGGCGCTGGCGGTCGTTCCAGCGGTGGTCGGGGGTGACCAGGTCGGTCGCGGGGGCGACGCCGTCCCGGCGACCCACCCGGACCAGCAGCACCTGGCGGGCGAACGTGCTGCTGCGGCGCAGTTGGCCCGCCCAGCGACGCCCTGCGGGGCGCGGACTGTCAGTCGTACGACGCCGGCGCCATGGGGCTCTCGGCACGTTTCCTCCATCACCGGATCGGCTGACCGCCTCGGGGGCGGGTGTCCGGCTGTCTCGTGCCGGACCTTCCTGGTCCGGCAGCCCGTTTGCGGAGTACACAATTGCACAGGGGACAGGGGCTTGGCGATAGCTGCCGGCGGTACTTATATCTCCCTTAACCGCGCGAACCGCTCGTTTATTCCCGTCTCGGGCTCCATCGCCCTTTTTCGTCTGCCAACCCCGACTTCCGACTGTACCGGAGGCACCCCGTCCCGGCTCGGCGAGCGGGTGTCAGCTACCCCGTTGTCCGGTTGCCAGCGCCACCACGTCCGTCGTCCGCAGGCCGCTGACCTGCTCCGGAGCGAACCACGCCGCGCGCGCCGTGGAGCCGCCGGCGAGTTCGGTCACCACCGCCTCGGTGGGGACGTCCACGCGTACCCGGTAGATGACCCGGACCCCGTGCCAGTCCAGCGGTCGCCCCTCCGGGCCCAGCGCGCCCGGGTTGTGCAGGTTGTCCACGGCGAGCAGGCCGACCACCCGGCCGAGCTGCCCGGCCTCCTCCACCAGCTCCCGCAGCAGCCCGGCCGCCGGCTGCTCACCGTGGTCGGTGCCGCCGCCGGGCAGGTGCCACTTCCCCGCCCCCGGGTAGCCGTCGGCGATCATGGTGAGCAGGATCCGGCCGGCGGGGTCGGTGACCAGCCCATACGCGGCGAAGCGCTGGCGGCGGTCGGTGGCCGGCGGCGGGAAGGGCTCCCGCCGGGGCCGGAGGGCGTCCGCCGGCAGCGGGTCGACGGCCAGGTCGAGCACGTCGGCGGTGAACGGCAGCAGCGGCAGCTTCCCGACCTCGTCGAGCGTGTACCAGCGGGCCAGGTCGGTGGTGCCGGCCGGCTCGTCG
This genomic window contains:
- a CDS encoding phosphatidylserine decarboxylase — encoded protein: MTQSPAVRTPGPSGPVRLGERAARTLVSELARRNDPKAGLLVGATPESAVLAAAIEALLPGDRLTVVAAEGSSAAALREHVTAQGSWVADRVRVVDTLAEADAAEVVIAGEPFTGTADEARVAVDGLSKYLTDGAVLSVAAPVFRTEGAGAELDRQGVLHGVRTDVVLRNSPPVRVHHLRFTPAGAALAANLSPAYRPSSVPLTRGMHIDSNGVAAAGITLGLAALAKAARPKSKLWLLPALAAGPVAAFFRDPERDVPEDPSAVVAAADGQVLSVQRLHDERFGDGEWLRIAVFLSVLDVHVNRAPVAGKVVDYFVADGGFVNAMKPDAEHNVAAYTVLETAHGPVVVAQRTGLIARRIVQRAPVGALLARGERFGLIRFGSRTDVYLPVGAAEPQVGPGDKVVGGSTVIARWV
- a CDS encoding CDP-alcohol phosphatidyltransferase family protein, giving the protein MRRSSTFARQVLLVRVGRRDGVAPATDLVTPDHRWNDRQRRRYGRFDHEVEAVMPVSPALAPATPVDDPTAMSIPLLPGERTAARRAKFALVNACTLSSLMLGMLAIFLAMQGQSRVAALCLIACVAFDGLDGALARKLGVASPFGAQMDSLADMCSFGLAAPVVVYASLAGSVPPAAAAVACALVAACAAIRLARFNVSPKDGRFFCGVPTTMAAAVLALTVAIGLPVPGLVLVAGVALLAFAMVSSFPYAKLARLVKLPPWLWLAPVLGALVDIRLTFALVVVGYLVSGPVLWLRQRRTA
- a CDS encoding NUDIX hydrolase, which produces MEQRRRIGAYGVLRDGDGRVLLVRGSADADHPGVWQLPGGGLAHAEPAEDAVVREFAEETGLAVRVTGLRDAVADVTRYPDLDVALHTDRIVFDVAATGGELADEPAGTTDLARWYTLDEVGKLPLLPFTADVLDLAVDPLPADALRPRREPFPPPATDRRQRFAAYGLVTDPAGRILLTMIADGYPGAGKWHLPGGGTDHGEQPAAGLLRELVEEAGQLGRVVGLLAVDNLHNPGALGPEGRPLDWHGVRVIYRVRVDVPTEAVVTELAGGSTARAAWFAPEQVSGLRTTDVVALATGQRGS